The genomic window AATATATTTCTCAGAAAACTCAATCAAAGAACTTCTCTCCATCCAACATTTCATGCAACATTTGCTTCAACCGGCTAAAGCATCTTCACAGTACACGTATAACATGAGGCTGAGGCTGCAAAACCGTGTGCTCATTTTCATCATCAGATAGTGTGACCAAGCCATTGGGATGATCCTAATAAGCAACACAAGGCAAGCAAAAGACATAAATTAATGAGACATTTCCTGTAATATTATAGTTAATCATGGGAAAGAGACAAGCCTGCGTAGAAACTTACTCGATGTTGTCGCCGATGTCTCTGGATCAATGTCACTGCTCTGACCATGAAGTATATCGGCAGGACGATTCCAGCAATCCGAAACAATAGCAGCTGTCAATATTCCATTAAATTGAATAAACCTTAGTAAGTAAGAGTATGATTGATGTGGCTAACCAAATTATATTCGAGTTATCCATACGTACCATAAAGAGGGGGAAAGAATAATCCTTATTCTCACTGATTAGGAGGGGAAGAGTGTGTCTTAAAATTAGTAGAACCATGAACTATACATGAAAAGCAACAAAGAATGTGACATGTTATATAGAGTAACAATAGGTGTACAAGTTACTAGagtgagagaggaagagagattaGATTATACAATGACAGCGACCGAACAGCAGCATATCAAACTTCCAGTAGGGGAAGCTGAATACTGGTCATAGTTGGAATTGGTAAGATTCTGATCGGTAGAAACCATGCTGACCAAGTGAGTACTATTTAAGTCTCTTCTTGAAATCTCCCAATTTCCCCTGAAACAAACAGCATGAAAGGATATTAGATGGAAAGGACAGAACCAGGTTTAAAGCTTAATTAATGGTGAGGAGACAAATATTATATCGAAGGTTACCTGAAACTCATTGGAATACGTCCAAATTGAAACAGTGGAGGAGGAGCTGTATAACCAGGCTTGAATTGCTAACATTtacaaaataagaaaagatcaCAATCAAAAGATGAGATCACAACTCACAAGTACAATGACTCTCGAAACCCAAATAATCTAGGTAGTACCATTTCCTCACATGAATTATCGAAAACGATAAGAATGTCGAAGAAAAAGAGGAGGAACAAGGGCGATTTTAAATTACCTGATGACATATCTCACAGGTGGTGTCACCCTTCTCATTACACCATCGTTGTATGCATCTCCGGTGGGCATACTGCAAAAGTAATATCAATGTAGCTTAAGGCATCAAACTGaggcaaataaataaataaaatcaaggcAAGATATCCAGCAATCACCCCTAACGATCAGGCTAAATATCAGCAGAGTTCGTTAAATATCGTAAGATGGTACTTGGTAGCAAGTGCCAAATATATCACTGGGCCAACAACACATGTCAAACACTGGGAGTCTAAAATTAATTGCATGTATTCTGATGTTTTAGCCGTGCACACTATGCAACGCATGCAGTTAAGACCTTCATCTTCCATAAATCATCTTATATGTGACCACAGACTAGATTGCAGCAACTGCGCCAGCCTTGACCAACACAATGCATGTTAGAAAGAAATATTTCCAAAATCCTTACCAATGTTGAAAGAGATTCGTACTGTAAAACTAATGATAAGATGCCAGACTAATAGTTGGCTAGTGTAATTTGTAGGTAATTCATATCTTCAAAATTTATGCTAAATGGGGATATTAAATCATGAAGGAAGATCTTTCTAGTTGATCTAAATCGCCCTGTGAATTCTTAAGCCAATGCTATCAGggagaaaacagagaaaaagacaCATGTACCTTACTAGACACACTCTTACCAAACACCTTGTTCACTGAAGATTTTCCAAAATGTTCCAAAACCCTTATCATTGACATTTCACAATAAAACTTGTCCTTAACTCTCCCAGCAATTGTGTGTGTCTCTCACATTCAGATTGATTTGCCATTAAATTTTAAAGCTCAAACTCCATGGATTCAAATTATAGGCCAACAATACAGATGTTCAAATTCACATATCAAAACATGAGTGGAGCATACACACTAGTTAAGAGCTAACCTTCAAACTACCACAACAGAAGCAGGGTGACTCCATATTagaatcttcatcttcatcatgaCATATCCTGCATTCTACAAGTTTCCTTGGAGATTTTATATCACCTAGACCCGTCTTCATCAAAGAGAGATCAACCTGTGCATCATTCACGGCTGAGGATGCAGCCTGC from Arachis ipaensis cultivar K30076 chromosome B09, Araip1.1, whole genome shotgun sequence includes these protein-coding regions:
- the LOC107619209 gene encoding uncharacterized protein LOC107619209, which produces MGDHFVLLVDRLLTESTLEAALESQNRWMQAASSAVNDAQVDLSLMKTGLGDIKSPRKLVECRICHDEDEDSNMESPCFCCGSLKYAHRRCIQRWCNEKGDTTCEICHQQFKPGYTAPPPLFQFGRIPMSFRGNWEISRRDLNSTHLVSMVSTDQNLTNSNYDQYSASPTGSLICCCSVAVIFMVLLILRHTLPLLISENKDYSFPLFMLLLFRIAGIVLPIYFMVRAVTLIQRHRRQHRDHPNGLVTLSDDENEHTVLQPQPHVIRVL